The Prunus persica cultivar Lovell chromosome G7, Prunus_persica_NCBIv2, whole genome shotgun sequence genome has a segment encoding these proteins:
- the LOC18771869 gene encoding 14 kDa zinc-binding protein, with protein MTVVAKHKRQSRQKNQGHEMEKQVKTNDKSSRLAVISSHLVTPQIPMAAASEKEAALAAVPSDSPTIFDKIINKEIPSKVVFEDDKVLAFRDINPQAPTHILIIPKVKDGLTGLSKAEERHTEILGQLLYTAKLIAKQEGLDDGFRIVINDGPNGCQSVYHLHVHLLGGRQLNWPPG; from the exons ATGACTGTAGTGGCCAAACATAAGAGGCAGAGCAGACAGAAAAATCAAGGGCATGAGATGGAAAAGCAAGTCAAAACTAATGATAAAAGCAGCAGGCTTGCAGTAATAAGCTCTCACTTGGTTACTCCTCAAATCCCCATGGCTGCTGCTTCTGAGAAGGAGGCTGCTCTTGCGGCCGTTCCCTCTGATTCACCCACCAT ATTTGACAAGATCATCAACAAGGAAATACCATCCAAGGTGGTTTTTGAGGACGATAAG gtCCTTGCTTTTAGGGACATTAATCCCCAAGCGCCGACACACATTTTGATCATTCCCAAAGTTAAAGATGGCTTAACTGGACTCTCTAAG GCAGAGGAGAGACACACTGAAATTCTTGGTCAGCTTCTCTACACTGCCAAGCTGATTGCCAAGCAGGAAGGTCTTGATGATGGCTTCAGGATTGTGATTAATGACGGGCCAAATGGAT GCCAATCCGTTTATCACCTTCATGTTCATCTCCTTGGAGGACGTCAATTGAACTGGCCTCCAGGCTAA
- the LOC18771559 gene encoding protein PHYTOCHROME KINASE SUBSTRATE 4, with protein MERARVWRGVSGSSSSSIFEKSRCHLRDTDDANSFWSNLRPNVDHGQQQQHAHPHVADVDSKTPPPPPPPCTDDQEISVFDAHKYLNNELSIITDIDTQKVSGETVSRFSWAAGSTISAVDDVDNISYSSVGRNNFPRARSFGVVAASATAATTPTASSEASWNSQTGLLSHPRGPAAGAANITFMTSLRSRSAANHNAAPQPHHDNVKEEKKKLGVRWYSIFPMRRSRRCPCFGKKSVRVVDPETKSSIPNMSSSVSRAGVGVGVGVGESITINNGNMATTNVVTAGDLNSSLIVPPVDNRRHLVWPGPERRRPEWDEHQQITTTSGGFSFPILKVNGNGSTSTSSPVISTLNPKFRNPPNPTFTFPSSTPKPPINILNNNIKNHHHNNIDDDVASDASSDLFEIESFSATTYAQTQNYSRTRRESLDDEDAIGLGRRRLGANINSGSDGHDSITSTDQYCYEPSEASIDWSVTTAEGFDRSSDHHHHHHQDHDRDVADVAQIMKVSSSKGNNIGLLSCRREKAVSVGPNPVRLAIMPPAAAPDQNRHTGGGAGPTKTLSPSLNSRMRHVGSRPGLANSNKPPLAPRMSVPFATSPQPVI; from the exons ATGGAGAGAGCAAGAGTGTGGAGAGGTGTCAGtggaagcagcagcagcagcatatTTGAGAAGAGCCGATGCCACCTGAGAGACACAGATGATGCAAATTCTTTCTGGTCGAATCTGAGACCAAATGTTGACCATGGTCAACAACAACAGCATGCTCATCCTCACGTAGCTGACGTGGATTCGAaaactcctcctcctcctcctcctccttgcACTGATGATCAAGAAATAAGTGTTTTTGACGCCCACAAGTACTTGAACAATGAATTAAGCATCATCACTGATATCGACACCCAAAAG GTTTCTGGTGAAACAGTCTCGAGATTTTCTTGGGCCGCAGGTTCTACAATATCTGCAGTTGATGATGTTGATAATATTAGTTATAGTAGTGTCGGTAGAAATAACTTCCCGCGAGCTCGTTCTTTCGGCGTGGTTGCTGCCTCTGCCACTGCCGCCACCACTCCAACGGCTTCTTCGGAGGCCAGCTGGAACAGCCAGACTGGCCTCTTATCTCATCCTCGTGGTCCCGCCGCCGGCGCAGCCAACATCACATTCATGACGTCATTGCGTAGTCGCAGTGCTGCTAATCATAATGCTGCTCCTCAACCTCATCACGAcaatgtgaaggaggagaagaagaaattgggtGTACGATGGTACAGTATTTTCCCAATGAGAAGATCAAGGAGATGCCCCTGCTTCGGCAAGAAATCGGTTCGAGTTGTTGATCCCGAGACTAAATCATCAATTCCAAACATGTCATCATCAGTCAGTCGAGCCGGAGTCGGAGTTGGAGTTGGAGTCGGAGAGAGTATTACCATTAATAATGGCAATATGGCAACCACCAATGTCGTTACAGCCGGCGATTTGAACTCTTCCTTAATCGTGCCGCCGGTCGACAACCGTCGTCATCTAGTGTGGCCCGGTCCAGAACGGCGTCGTCCGGAGTGGGATGAGCACCAACAGATCACTACTACTAGTGGTGGGTTTAGCTTTCCTATATTGAAAGTGAATGGGAATGGGAGCACATCCACGTCATCGCCAGTTATCTcaactctaaaccctaaattccgAAACCCACCAAATCCTACCTTCACATTCCCTTCTTCAACTCCCAAACCCCCCATCAACAttcttaataataatattaaaaatcatcatcataatAATATTGATGATGACGTGGCAAGCGATGCTAGTTCTGATTTGTTCGAGATCGAGAGCTTCTCTGCTACTACTTATGCCCAAACACAAAATTACTCTCGCACCCGCCGGGAGTCGTTGGATGACGAGGATGCAATCGGCCTCGGTCGACGCCGTTTGGGTGCCAATATCAACTCGGGATCCGACGGCCACGATTCAATCACGTCAACAGATCAATACTGCTACGAGCCGAGCGAGGCCAGCATCGACTGGAGCGTCACCACGGCTGAGGGCTTCGACCGATCATccgatcatcatcatcatcatcatcaagatcATGATCGTGATGTCGCCGACGTGGCACAAATTATGAAAGTGAGCAGCAGCAAAGGGAACAATATTGGGTTGTTGAGCTGTCGACGTGAGAAGGCGGTTAGTGTGGGGCCTAACCCAGTGAGATTGGCCATCATGCCTCCTGCTGCAGCACCTGATCAGAATCGACATACGGGTGGAGGAGCAGGACCCACCAAAACTCTATCACCATCGTTAAATTCCAGGATGAGGCATGTGGGGAGTAGGCCAGGCTTAGCCAACAGTAACAAGCCACCGCTTGCACCTCGGATGTCTGTTCCTTTCGCAACATCCCCACAGCCAGTCATCTGA